The following coding sequences lie in one Alloacidobacterium dinghuense genomic window:
- a CDS encoding CTP synthase: protein MSAKYIFVTGGVVSSLGKGLAAASIGCLLEARGLKVNLMKFDPYLNVDPGTMSPFQHGEVFVTDDGAETDLDLGHYERFTHAKLTRDNNLTTGRIYEQIITKERRGDYLGKTVQVIPHVTNEIKNAMRKVAADCDVALVEIGGTVGDIESLPFLEAIRQMRQELGRENTVFVHVTLVPWISAAQELKTKPTQHSVKEMLSIGIQPDILLCRSDRSLNREIKSKIALFCNLEEKAVITAKDVESIYEVPLCFAQEGVDALALKYLHLETREPDLSRWMNLVNRCYNPRDEVSIAIVGKYVEYEDSYKSLKEALVHGSLAHNLKLRVTWIEAEGLEVPNYEEQLKDFDGILVPGGFGKRGIEGMLNAIRYARENKVPYFGICLGMQTACIEFARNVCGLHGANSSEFDPATPHRVIYKLRELTGVEEMGGTMRLGAWTCVLQPDSLASRAYGATEISERHRHRYEFNREYEALLTGGGLRITGTTPDATYVEIVEIPDHPYFLGCQFHPEFKSKPLEPHPLFSAFIKASYANRVGEDEVQLAGERVLRG from the coding sequence ATGTCCGCAAAGTACATCTTTGTGACCGGCGGAGTTGTGTCCAGCTTAGGAAAGGGTTTAGCCGCTGCATCGATCGGCTGCCTGCTGGAAGCGCGAGGATTGAAGGTCAACCTGATGAAGTTTGACCCTTACCTCAATGTCGATCCGGGGACGATGTCGCCCTTTCAGCACGGCGAGGTCTTCGTCACCGATGACGGCGCGGAAACCGATCTCGACCTTGGCCACTACGAACGCTTCACCCACGCCAAACTCACCCGCGATAACAACCTCACCACTGGCCGCATCTACGAACAAATCATCACCAAGGAACGCCGCGGCGACTATCTTGGCAAGACCGTTCAGGTTATCCCCCACGTCACCAACGAAATCAAGAACGCGATGCGCAAGGTCGCGGCAGACTGCGATGTGGCCCTCGTAGAAATTGGCGGGACCGTAGGTGACATCGAATCGCTGCCATTCCTTGAGGCCATCCGCCAGATGCGACAGGAGTTGGGCCGTGAGAACACGGTGTTTGTGCATGTGACGCTTGTCCCCTGGATCAGCGCGGCGCAGGAACTGAAGACCAAGCCAACGCAGCATTCGGTCAAGGAAATGCTCTCGATTGGAATCCAGCCGGATATTCTGCTTTGTCGCAGCGACCGCTCGCTAAACCGCGAGATTAAGAGCAAGATTGCTCTCTTCTGCAATCTGGAAGAGAAGGCTGTGATTACGGCCAAGGATGTGGAATCGATTTATGAGGTGCCATTGTGCTTTGCGCAGGAAGGCGTAGATGCTTTGGCGCTCAAGTATCTGCATCTCGAAACACGCGAGCCGGATCTGAGCCGTTGGATGAACTTAGTAAATCGCTGCTACAACCCGCGGGATGAGGTCTCGATTGCAATTGTCGGCAAGTATGTCGAGTACGAGGACAGCTATAAGTCGCTGAAGGAAGCGCTTGTGCACGGGTCGCTGGCGCACAACCTGAAGCTGCGCGTGACTTGGATTGAGGCTGAAGGGCTTGAGGTCCCCAACTACGAAGAACAACTGAAGGACTTTGATGGGATTCTCGTACCCGGTGGCTTTGGCAAGCGCGGCATTGAGGGCATGCTCAATGCAATCCGCTACGCACGCGAGAACAAAGTACCGTACTTTGGCATTTGTCTTGGCATGCAGACGGCCTGCATTGAATTCGCCCGGAATGTCTGCGGCTTGCACGGGGCGAATTCCAGCGAGTTTGACCCGGCAACGCCGCATCGCGTGATCTATAAATTACGCGAGTTGACTGGCGTGGAAGAAATGGGCGGCACGATGCGTCTCGGCGCCTGGACCTGCGTCCTGCAGCCAGATTCTCTGGCTTCAAGAGCGTACGGGGCGACGGAGATCAGTGAGCGCCATCGCCACCGCTATGAGTTCAACCGCGAGTATGAGGCTCTGCTGACAGGCGGCGGGCTGCGGATTACGGGAACGACTCCGGATGCAACCTATGTAGAGATTGTCGAGATTCCGGACCATCCCTACTTTCTTGGCTGCCAGTTCCATCCAGAATTCAAGTCGAAGCCGCTTGAGCCACATCCGCTCTTCAGCGCGTTCATCAAGGCCAGCTATGCGAACAGGGTTGGCGAGGACGAGGTTCAATTGGCTGGGGAACGAGTTTTGCGCGGTTAA